From a single Gimesia fumaroli genomic region:
- a CDS encoding DUF1501 domain-containing protein, translating into MLRIEGRATKFCDRISRRSFIQIGGLAMGGLTLPQLLQAKQQTQRPQSHKAVIMIFLNGGPPHQDMFDLKPTAPAEIRGEFQPIATNVPGIEISELMPRVAGMMDKFSIIRSLVGSEGRHDSFQCCTGHQFRDPKPQGGWPSMGSALSKLQGAVDPSVPPYIDLSQKMAHDPYNIKGPGFLGMAYSPFRPDGEVMSNMTLNQISTVRLHERTSLLEKLDTFRRKVDQKLVSETSDNFTEQALGVLTSSRLVEALDLEKVDPKVRARYGIDDPKVLGFDPKMGYQALMSRFLQARRAVEAGARMVTCSFADFDYHSDNFGRGRKVIPLLDQGVAALVEDLHERGLDQDVTVIVWGEFGRTPKINDKAGRDHWSRVHAGLLAGGGMPAGQVIGSTDKWAEAAVDRPVHMQEVFATLYHNLGIDTATTTIPDNNGRPQYLIERQEPIRELI; encoded by the coding sequence ATGCTGAGAATTGAAGGTCGCGCCACGAAATTCTGTGATCGTATCTCCCGCCGCTCTTTCATTCAGATTGGCGGGCTGGCGATGGGGGGCTTAACATTGCCTCAATTGCTGCAGGCAAAGCAGCAGACCCAACGGCCTCAGTCTCACAAAGCGGTGATCATGATCTTCCTGAATGGGGGCCCGCCGCATCAGGACATGTTCGACTTGAAGCCCACAGCGCCCGCCGAGATTCGAGGTGAGTTTCAACCCATTGCGACCAATGTGCCCGGCATCGAAATCAGCGAGTTGATGCCCCGCGTGGCGGGAATGATGGACAAGTTCTCCATCATTCGTTCCCTGGTCGGTTCGGAAGGCCGACACGATTCCTTTCAATGCTGCACCGGCCATCAATTTCGGGATCCGAAACCGCAAGGGGGCTGGCCGTCAATGGGTTCGGCCCTTTCCAAACTGCAGGGGGCCGTCGATCCTTCCGTGCCCCCTTATATCGATCTGTCGCAAAAGATGGCTCATGACCCCTACAACATCAAAGGCCCTGGTTTCCTGGGGATGGCATATTCACCGTTTCGCCCTGATGGCGAGGTGATGAGCAATATGACCCTGAATCAGATTTCCACAGTCCGCTTGCACGAGCGTACCAGTCTGCTGGAGAAACTCGATACGTTCCGGCGAAAGGTCGATCAGAAACTGGTCTCCGAGACCAGCGATAACTTTACCGAACAGGCTTTAGGAGTATTGACTTCCTCCCGGCTGGTGGAAGCGTTGGACCTGGAGAAAGTCGACCCGAAAGTGCGGGCGCGGTACGGAATCGACGATCCCAAAGTGCTCGGCTTTGATCCCAAGATGGGATATCAGGCGCTGATGTCCCGGTTTCTACAGGCGCGGCGTGCTGTGGAAGCAGGGGCCCGGATGGTGACCTGCAGTTTCGCTGATTTTGATTACCACAGCGATAACTTTGGTAGAGGACGCAAAGTGATTCCGTTGCTGGATCAGGGCGTGGCTGCGCTGGTCGAAGATCTGCACGAACGCGGCCTGGATCAGGACGTGACGGTCATCGTGTGGGGCGAGTTTGGACGGACTCCCAAGATCAATGACAAAGCCGGTCGCGATCATTGGTCGCGCGTGCATGCGGGGCTGCTGGCGGGGGGCGGAATGCCAGCCGGGCAGGTGATCGGCTCGACGGATAAATGGGCCGAAGCAGCAGTCGACCGCCCCGTGCATATGCAGGAGGTCTTCGCCACGCTCTATCACAACCTGGGCATTGATACTGCCACCACCACAATCCCGGACAACAATGGCCGTCCCCAATATCTGATAGAACGCCAGGAACCGATTCGAGAACTGATCTGA
- a CDS encoding winged helix-turn-helix domain-containing protein yields the protein MKTIELPLKSAQRLMVASQKLTGPALDPVEIIEHLGYVQIDTISVVERAHHHVFWSRNQTYNPVDLDQLIESRDAFEYWSHAASYLPMKDYRYSLPLKREFQKRETSWYPKDLKMMKQVLTRIRKEGPLRSKDFEMTKKGKSGWWDWKPAKKALERLFLEGKLEITRREGFQKVYDLPENVIPGTVDTTLPSETEYARYLIQRTLQHHGLAAVSEIAYMRKSRTKTTVLTTLDQMVADDEISQVSVEGVEQTYFALKQSLESIPRGSQKIHILSPFDNLVIQRNKLITLFDFDYKIECYVPATKRKYGYFSLPVLQGSRFVARIDCKADRTNQRLMIHSSHYEKNVDRHLLQKKMESKLLAFARFNGCNAVEYNMK from the coding sequence ATGAAAACCATCGAATTGCCATTGAAGTCTGCACAGCGTTTGATGGTGGCGAGTCAGAAGCTGACAGGACCAGCTTTAGATCCCGTGGAAATCATAGAGCATCTGGGGTACGTTCAGATTGATACGATCTCTGTCGTGGAACGTGCCCATCATCATGTGTTTTGGAGTCGAAATCAAACATACAATCCAGTTGACCTGGACCAGCTCATTGAATCACGAGACGCGTTTGAGTACTGGAGTCATGCTGCCTCTTACCTGCCTATGAAAGACTACCGGTATTCTCTACCACTGAAACGAGAATTTCAGAAACGCGAGACGTCCTGGTATCCCAAAGACCTGAAAATGATGAAACAGGTTTTAACCAGGATACGCAAAGAAGGTCCACTTCGATCAAAAGACTTTGAGATGACAAAGAAGGGGAAATCGGGATGGTGGGATTGGAAACCAGCCAAAAAAGCATTAGAGCGACTTTTTCTTGAAGGCAAGTTGGAAATCACTCGTCGTGAGGGATTCCAGAAAGTATACGATCTCCCGGAGAATGTGATTCCTGGTACTGTTGATACCACTCTACCGAGCGAAACCGAATATGCCCGATACCTGATTCAACGAACGCTTCAGCATCATGGCTTAGCCGCTGTAAGCGAAATTGCCTACATGCGCAAGTCTCGCACCAAAACAACCGTTTTGACAACCCTCGACCAAATGGTAGCTGATGACGAAATATCTCAAGTCTCTGTTGAAGGAGTTGAACAGACTTATTTTGCCCTCAAACAATCACTGGAGAGCATCCCCAGGGGCAGCCAAAAAATACACATCTTGTCACCGTTTGATAATTTGGTCATTCAAAGGAATAAGCTAATCACCTTATTTGATTTTGATTATAAAATTGAATGCTATGTTCCGGCGACAAAAAGAAAGTATGGATATTTTTCTCTGCCTGTTCTCCAGGGCAGCCGATTTGTCGCCCGGATCGATTGCAAAGCAGATCGAACCAATCAACGGCTGATGATTCACTCCAGTCACTACGAAAAAAACGTAGATCGGCATTTATTACAGAAAAAAATGGAATCCAAATTGTTAGCATTCGCCAGATTCAATGGCTGTAATGCGGTGGAGTACAACATGAAATGA